Within Bdellovibrio bacteriovorus HD100, the genomic segment TAGGTGGCGGTGGCGTTGTTGGCGATTTGTTTGTACGTGTTGTTTCCGTAGCAATATAAATCATCCGCCAGAGAAATCGCGCAGATGGTGGACGACTGGGCCGCAACGACTTTTTTGAACTTGGTTACGCCATCATCAATATAATACGGCGTGATCGGGGAGCCGGACACATCCCAGCAGCGAACACGGTCATCAGAGGTGATACCGCAGGCCGTGTAGTATTTCAAATCAATGGACTTATAAGTCACGCCAGAGTCAACACCGGTTCCACTGAGTCCGCCCACACCACCACAGTAAACCTGGTTGGTGTCGGTCAGGGCGCAGAAATTCATGCGGGTTCCAGTGACCTGTTTAAAGTTAAGGGCCGGTTGGGTGATGGTAACTCCGGCGGTGGTGGCCGTCGCCACCCCCCAGACGCGCAGTTTTCCGTCATCGGCCACGGCCAAGAAGGAAGGTTGGGTATAGTCGGAGCCGTGGGCGATGCTCAGGATTTTTTTGTAACTGCTGGTGGTGTTCTTGATGATAAATCTTTGACGTGCATTTGCACCGGCAATGTAGTCAGGTTGATTTGTATGAGTGATATAGACATCCAAATCCTTGTCATTGGTGTCCATCGCGTTAGTTAAAGTGTCAAAAGTGATTTGCGCTGACAATTGACCTGCCGGCACCTCGATGTATCCCAAAGCAAGATTGTGATCCACCATATAGATCGCATCGCCGCTCAGATTGTAATACACCCGGACAGGTACCGTAGAAACTGTATCCAGGGTCACGCCGACAGTGACGGCAGTTTGACCTTCGGTGAATTTTTTGCTGGCAGCGCTGAGGCTGGCATACTTCAGTGACGCCTTCTTCCAGGTGCGGGTTGTGGCCGCGGAGTAGTCCTGCCACAGGCCATTAAGTCCATTCAGTCCCACCACACAAAGCACCATGTTGTCGCCATCGACGTTGGAATTTTGATTTACGAAAATACCAGTGGCCGAACTGATTTCGGCACTGTAGCCGGATGCGTTCGAGCACGCCGCATCCTTGCCAAATTTGTATTTGTAGGCCGTGACACCAATACCACCGACTGTCAGGGCAAGATTGGCCTCGGGGGATTTTCCAGTGGGAGCTCCAAACACCGTCGCCAGAGGAGGCTGCGTGGAAAGTGTGGTGGTAAAGGCAAAGGAGTCTTGGACGACGGAGTTGAACGTCAGATTCCCGGCGATGTTGACAGTGTCGTCATTGTTTCCAGTCACAGTTTGCACGGATTGCCACTGCCCATTGGTGCAGGACACGCTGGTCGCATTGGGTGCTGTGATGTTGATGACCGAACCATTCGGAGAGCAGGTTCCGGTCATGGTGAAAGTCGGGCCGACATAGCCGTTGGCCACCGGGAATGAAGGGGTGACAAAGCGTTGAATGGTGTAGGATTTCGAAGCAGAGGCTTCTGCCGTGCCTGCGAGCATCAGTTCTGCCGTAATATTAAGAGTGGTGTTGTTGGGAACGGTGCCCAGCGCAAAAGACTTGCTCCACAGGTTTTGTGCTGAACACGTGGTTTCGCCTGTATAGCTTCCTGAAATTCTGATGGTGGCCCCTGCATCAGAGCAGGCCCCCGTCAGATCCACGGAATTGCTGATATCAGCCACGGTCGCCGGGGTGACAATGGTGATTGCCGGGGCAACATACTGAATGTTGGCGGAAGTACATTCTGATTCATTCCCGAAGGCATCGCGGAATCTCGCACCCAATGACAGTGTCGGACCGTTGCCGGTGGCCGTGAAGGTTTGGGTGGGAGCAATCGTTTTCCAGGTGCCGACGGTGGCACAGGTGGAGTCTTCAGTCAGATTGTATTCCCGCATGTAGGCAGGGACATTGAAAGACACCTGCAGGTTTTTCGAACTGGTTTTAGTCGCCCCGTTGTTGATCCGGATTTCTTGGCGGATGGAATTCTTGGGCATCCAGTACATCGCAAAACCATTGCCGGTGTTTGCGGCATCGGAAGTGAAGTTGAAAGTGAAGGGGCCGGCCTGGGTGGAAGCCATCGCTTCCAAGCCTGCGGTGACAATGCTTCCAGACGCAGAGTAAAGTGTCTGTCCGTTCTGGCGAACCGTCACAATATCTTTGTCAGCCTCTGTGTTCACCGCAGCGGCCAGAAGGATGTCCATCGGCTGTGTTGTATTCACGGTAAAGGTGCAGTTTTCGTTGTTGGCGTAACCCGGATTCTGCCCAAGCAAAGTGCTGCCCACGACGCCGAAAATCGCAGTTGATGACCCCGCGGTACAGATGTTTAGAATTGTGGAAGTATCAATGATAGGGATAGAGTCTGTGAAGCACTGGCTGATGATTCCGCCCGCAGTGCGGAATCTGGCTGACACGTTGTAGGCCCCCGGGGCCGCAGAAGCCAGATTCCAGTTGTGCGTTGCTGGGGTGCGGGCCTGCCAGTTGTCGGCTCCGGTGCAAGAGTCATTGTTAAAAAGGGTGTATTCTGCAAAGACCTGGGGAATATAGAAGCGCAAAGTCACAGCCTGAGCCACTGCCAGTTTCATCTGCATCGGATTGATCAGAATCCCCATGGCACCGGAATAGACTTCAATTTTTTTGACGGCTGAAAGATTTCCGGCAGCGTCTTTGGCCTGCAGGAACAGATAGCTTTTGCCGTCAGGGAAAGTCATGTTGCTTTTAAGGCTGGTGTAAGGTTCAGCAGCGAATGTGAAAAGATCCGTCGTGGATATAAAAGAACGGAAGGTGCATTTGTCATTCAGACTTTGGCAGTCCCAACTGACGAAGCCTTTATCATTTAGAATAATGTCCGGCATGCTTAAAAGCTGCGGCGGGTTTGTGTCCTTGTTTAGAGTCACTTTCACGGACTTGACTGCTTTGGTTTCATCAGCAAGTTCAGCTTGTTCCACGATCAAATCAACTTCACCTTCACCCAGGGAAGCCGTGTCCAGTTGATATGTCCAATGGCCAGTGGTTGGGCACGGGAATTCTTCATTGTCAGCAGCACCCAGCAGTAATGTCAGAGAGCCTTCGGCCACATCGCACTGACCTTCAAGAGTCAGTGCGGAAGTGTTCAGCTCCACATAGTTGGTATCAGGGGAAGTGAGCAGTTTGAAGTCTTCTTTGGTCAACGCCTGAATCACGGAATCCAAGGTACAACCTGCTAGCAAACTTGTAAGCAGGACAAGGAAAATCCTTGAGATCGATTTTATTCGACTTGGTGGTAACGTGCCGTAAAAGATCATGATTTCTTATCGGTATCCATAGCTCTTTTGTGAGCTTTCTTTCTTAAGAAGTGTTCGGCTTTTTTCGCCGAGAATTCATGTTAAGCCAATTGCAGCTGACTGCACCCGGGGTGGGGAGAGTGTTTTAAATTGAAACATTGTTGTGCCGCTTTGGGATCTGTAAATAAAAATTGATTTAAGGCTTATCGAGGCTGCGCCGAAATTCTTTTCATGAAAAAGATTTTGGGTATTTTTGCTGTTCTCTTCGCTGTTGGTTGCTCAAAACTTGGTGAAGATCCCAGCTTGTCGGAAGAGTCGCTGGAAGGTGGTCAATGGATCGCGTTTTGTTTTGGCGGCAATTCCGGCTGGGAAACTCGTAAAGCCCGCTATGATGGCACGAACTATGTGGAAAGTGTTGAAGTGTCAGCTGATAGCTACTGCAATCAACCTGCCTATAGCATTGAAGAACAGGGGACATATCTTGTTGGAGATAAGTTGAGTGGAGGCTTGATGCGAAAACTGGATCGAACGTTGACCAGCATTAAGATCACACCCTTGTCGGGTTTGGGTGTAAGCAATCTGAATAGCGGCTCCGTGTGTGGCTTCACTGACTGGACGATCAATGTGGCTCGTGAGGTCACCGGGCTGTATTGCAATGGGTCCGTTCCCCCTGCGAATACGACTTACTATGACCTTTATTTAATTTTCCCGCTTTCGATTGATGATCCGGAAGATCCCATTGCCAAAGGAGATTTGAACTTTGGTTTCCGCTGGGGTGGAAATGACGGAAGCACGGAAGAGACCAGACCGGACTCAGTGACGGCGCCGAATTTTAAAAGGCATCCGCTTTAAATTGCGGATCGTAACTTTTCAACAGCGGCGTGTCGGCGTGGGGAAGACGGCCGTTGTTCATCCATTTCAAGATATCCTGCACCAACAGTACATCCATCACATAGGCCTTTGTGTTCACCAGTGTTCCGCCCAGGCCTTTGCGCCCCCAGGGTGGGAAAAAGACCGGATAACATTTCAGTTCGTTGGAAACAACTTCGGTAAATTCTGCGACGGTGATGTCCGGGGTGTTGGCTGCTGCGGCAATCAAAACCACTTGATCTTCATTCAGGGCATCGCAGTACAGGCGTTTGCCTTTCGCCGCACGTTCTTCATTGGTCACGCGCAAGGATCTTTCAGACTGTTCAATGAAATCCAGGATGAATCGTTCAGAGGTAACTTCGGCTTTGGCCTGAACAGCCAAAGAAAGGGCAAAAACAAAAAGAAGAAGCGTCTTCATAAAGGTCCTTCGGGTTGCTAGGGGATGTATTCAACGGCCCTGCAGTTGCACAGGCTGGGCCAGCTCAGCTCGTAAATAAGGGGGGATCGCTGGTGCCAGAGTGAAGTCTTTGCCCGGAGTGTTCACGGACTGGTCAGGTTTAAAAAAAAGAGCCCCCGGTTTCGGCCGGGGGCTCTTTGAGATGATACTTTTTTTTGAGGAGGACTATTCTTCCGCCGGAGCAAAGCCGCGACGAAGTGTGTTCTCAGTCACGCACGCTGGTTCCATGTACTGTTTTAAGTAATCCGGTCCACCGGTTTTAGAACCGATACCGGACATCTTGAACCCACCGAATGGATGACGGTCGACCATTGCGCCCGTGATACCACGATTTACATAAAGATTTCCGACTTCCAGTTCCTCTTTCACACGGTTGATGTTCGCAGGGCTTCTGGAGAACACGCCACCCGTCAACGCGTACTCTGTGCTGTTGGCGATATCCAACGCCTGATCCAGGTTTTTCGCGCGGATCACAGCCACAACCGGGCCGAAGATTTCAGCCTGAGCCAGCTTCGCATCACCTGGAACGTCTCCAAAGATCGTCGGAGGCGCAAAGAACCCGCCGCCCGGTACAGAGCCCTTGAACAGCAGCTTGTGGTTCTTTTCAGCTTCTGCGATCGTTCCAAGGATACGGTCGTAAGCTTCTTTGTCGACAACCGGACCCATGTAAGCTTTTGGATTTTCAGCCGGGTGGATCTCGATGGATTTCGCTGTTTCAACCAGACGGTCCACGAAACGGTCGTAAACTTCATCAAGCACGATCACACGGCTGGCAGCAGAACATTTCTGACCGCTGAAACCGAACGCAGAATAGATCACGCCATCAACTGCTTCATCCAGATCCGCATCGTTGTCGATGATCACGGCGTTCTTACCGCCCATTTCAATGATACAACGTTTGACGTGCTGCTGTCCTGGTTGAACCACCGCTGCGCGGTTCATGATGTGCAGGCCCACGGCTTTGGAACCTGTGAAGGCGATCGTGGTCGTGTACTTGTGGTTCACGATGTATTCGCCAACTTCTTCACCGTAACCCGGCAGGAAGTTGATCACACCTTGTGGGAATCCAGCTTCCTGGATCATTTTCATCAAGCCCCAGGCAACCACTGTGGATTGCTCTGCAGGTTTCATCACCACGGTGTTCCCTGCAACAGCCGCCGCAGTCACCATGCCGGCCAAAATCGCCAGAGGGAAGTTCCAAGGAGCAATCACCGCCGTCACACCACGGGATTTGTAGATGTAGTGAGACAGCTCACCTGGCAAGCCACCCACACGAAGTGGTTTTTGCAACTCACGCATATGGCGGGCATAGTAACGGCAGAAGTCGATGGCTTCACCGATGTCACCGTCAGCTTCAGCCCATGGTTTACCTACTTCAAGCACTTGCGTGGCAATCAGTTTGAAGCGGTCACGGGTCATGATGTCAGCAAGCTTGTCCACCAGGGCAGCGCGCTGTTCGCAAGGAACGTTCTTCCAGGTTTTGTAAGCAGTTTGCGCCGCTTGCATCGCCTGTTCAGCCTGCTCGGTTGTTGCCATCTGGATCTTGCCCACGATCTGATCGGACTGGGACGGATTCACACGGTCAAAGATCTTGCCGGACTGAAGTTCCTTGTTGTTGATCACAATGTTTACGTTCACCGGCAAAGAAGCCTTGGCTTCAGCCAGTGCTTTCAGCATTTTCTCACGGTCGGCTTTTACGGCGAAATCCAAAAGTGGTTCATTATAGAACTTGCCTGGTTTTTTCGGAATAACCGGAGACGTCGGAGTCAAACCTTGAGCCGGATCTTTCAAAAGCTCCGCCATGGATTTGTTGTCGGCGAACTTGCCACGCAGCCAGGATTCGTTGGACGTGTTTTCCAGAAGACGGCGTACCAGGTAAGCCATGCCCGGGATCAGTTCGCCCACCGGAGCGTATTCACGCATGCGGTAGCCCATGTCCACGATTGTTTTTTTGATGGGTTCTGCCATGCCGTAAAGCATTTGGAATTCCAAAGCCTCTTTCGGGATGTTCAGTTTTTCTGCGTAAAGCATGCACGCCGCCAAAGTTCTGACGTTGTGGGATGCAAAAGCAGGGCGGATGAATTTGATGTTTTCCAGAAGGTACTTCGCGCACAACTCGTAGTTGGCGTCGGATTCGGCCTTGTTGGTGTAAACCGGCACCGGCCATCCACGCTGTTCCGCTTCGATGGTTTCGTAATCCCAGTAGGCACCTTTCACCAGACGAACCCAGAACGGAGTGCCGCGTTTTTGCGCGAACTCTGTCAGGGATTTGACGTCTTCGAAGGAATCGCGCAGGTAAGCCTGAATCACGATACCAAAAAACTTGTAATTTTTGAACTCAGGTTCGTTGATCAGCTCTGTGAATACTTCCAGTGTCAGGTGTTTGACAGAGTACTGTTCCATATCCAGATTCACGAACACGCCTTTTTCCATGCCCAGACGGAACACCGGGCGCAGACGGTCTTTCAGGATTTTTTTGGATTCATCCCAGGCTGCATCTTTGATCTGGGAATAAAGCGCCGTCATTTTCACGGACACGTTTACTTTCGGCAAAGCACCTTCATGGTCGCGGTCGATCTG encodes:
- the pruA gene encoding L-glutamate gamma-semialdehyde dehydrogenase gives rise to the protein MNDIQSQIVSRGEEILKRMESQSKASIFSKDFWYGSIMEWSMKNEKFKTNMFRFVDVLPSINSGDEVARHLKEYFSEDGGTLPPVFNVGLGLGSLAPGLMAGAIKKNVMGMAKMFITGESPDEALPVLKKARKNKMTFTVDILGEATLSEKEAQDYSNKYMELVTWLAKDAEKWDEVPQIDRDHEGALPKVNVSVKMTALYSQIKDAAWDESKKILKDRLRPVFRLGMEKGVFVNLDMEQYSVKHLTLEVFTELINEPEFKNYKFFGIVIQAYLRDSFEDVKSLTEFAQKRGTPFWVRLVKGAYWDYETIEAEQRGWPVPVYTNKAESDANYELCAKYLLENIKFIRPAFASHNVRTLAACMLYAEKLNIPKEALEFQMLYGMAEPIKKTIVDMGYRMREYAPVGELIPGMAYLVRRLLENTSNESWLRGKFADNKSMAELLKDPAQGLTPTSPVIPKKPGKFYNEPLLDFAVKADREKMLKALAEAKASLPVNVNIVINNKELQSGKIFDRVNPSQSDQIVGKIQMATTEQAEQAMQAAQTAYKTWKNVPCEQRAALVDKLADIMTRDRFKLIATQVLEVGKPWAEADGDIGEAIDFCRYYARHMRELQKPLRVGGLPGELSHYIYKSRGVTAVIAPWNFPLAILAGMVTAAAVAGNTVVMKPAEQSTVVAWGLMKMIQEAGFPQGVINFLPGYGEEVGEYIVNHKYTTTIAFTGSKAVGLHIMNRAAVVQPGQQHVKRCIIEMGGKNAVIIDNDADLDEAVDGVIYSAFGFSGQKCSAASRVIVLDEVYDRFVDRLVETAKSIEIHPAENPKAYMGPVVDKEAYDRILGTIAEAEKNHKLLFKGSVPGGGFFAPPTIFGDVPGDAKLAQAEIFGPVVAVIRAKNLDQALDIANSTEYALTGGVFSRSPANINRVKEELEVGNLYVNRGITGAMVDRHPFGGFKMSGIGSKTGGPDYLKQYMEPACVTENTLRRGFAPAEE
- a CDS encoding RCC1 domain-containing protein yields the protein MIQALTKEDFKLLTSPDTNYVELNTSALTLEGQCDVAEGSLTLLLGAADNEEFPCPTTGHWTYQLDTASLGEGEVDLIVEQAELADETKAVKSVKVTLNKDTNPPQLLSMPDIILNDKGFVSWDCQSLNDKCTFRSFISTTDLFTFAAEPYTSLKSNMTFPDGKSYLFLQAKDAAGNLSAVKKIEVYSGAMGILINPMQMKLAVAQAVTLRFYIPQVFAEYTLFNNDSCTGADNWQARTPATHNWNLASAAPGAYNVSARFRTAGGIISQCFTDSIPIIDTSTILNICTAGSSTAIFGVVGSTLLGQNPGYANNENCTFTVNTTQPMDILLAAAVNTEADKDIVTVRQNGQTLYSASGSIVTAGLEAMASTQAGPFTFNFTSDAANTGNGFAMYWMPKNSIRQEIRINNGATKTSSKNLQVSFNVPAYMREYNLTEDSTCATVGTWKTIAPTQTFTATGNGPTLSLGARFRDAFGNESECTSANIQYVAPAITIVTPATVADISNSVDLTGACSDAGATIRISGSYTGETTCSAQNLWSKSFALGTVPNNTTLNITAELMLAGTAEASASKSYTIQRFVTPSFPVANGYVGPTFTMTGTCSPNGSVINITAPNATSVSCTNGQWQSVQTVTGNNDDTVNIAGNLTFNSVVQDSFAFTTTLSTQPPLATVFGAPTGKSPEANLALTVGGIGVTAYKYKFGKDAACSNASGYSAEISSATGIFVNQNSNVDGDNMVLCVVGLNGLNGLWQDYSAATTRTWKKASLKYASLSAASKKFTEGQTAVTVGVTLDTVSTVPVRVYYNLSGDAIYMVDHNLALGYIEVPAGQLSAQITFDTLTNAMDTNDKDLDVYITHTNQPDYIAGANARQRFIIKNTTSSYKKILSIAHGSDYTQPSFLAVADDGKLRVWGVATATTAGVTITQPALNFKQVTGTRMNFCALTDTNQVYCGGVGGLSGTGVDSGVTYKSIDLKYYTACGITSDDRVRCWDVSGSPITPYYIDDGVTKFKKVVAAQSSTICAISLADDLYCYGNNTYKQIANNATATYNVLTQVDSGVKYRDVTSYTYVCGITRDDQQIKCWGRNDFYQLGNGTSVNNPTPTVVDGATKYLQISGSNTHVCAITETNALKCWGAQVRGGYTSIQDGITYSTPTLLNTNIVWKTIQTNDGSICGIADDDMPYCFGDGTNYGDVPKTATPMLEAVDVYSSYQDMATAYGTVCAIRNDGGAYCSNTIHPLKRAHPSVDFSSAKVMSDKGVICLGLSDSSYCTGVNTNSLLGDTNSTNPKVDLVHTGGLAIQAMATADNYCINAINTAGNLYRWGSTSASGCPPGTTTTPTLVPTSVKFKPIIRSVATAGCALSLDNEVYCWGAGSIMRTGISTTPINVDPGYRYTDIQLSTARFCGILENGQVRCWGSGSLGKLGHNSTADSTGTLINGGRVYTQLALGNSAACGITGTTLECWGNGYSNVPVAVNGGASYQQVVMGNGEMIALTTSGAVHFWRISDYMSPPTVISGGVSFAKLSATNYSGTTNSMFCALTTTNKLYCRTPWGAGTSLNMLHQVRAARF